The genome window AATTACGGGAATTTAAACAAAAATGTTCCTGGTTTTGAGGGTAAAAACCGATTTGTTGCCCGTAATTTAATTGCAGAAAAACTTGAAAAAGAAGGTTTTTTAATCAAAACTGAAACTGTTATTTCGAATGTTGGCTTTTCGCAACGAAGCGATGAAATCGTTGAAATTCTGAAAAAACCACAGTGATTTGTGAAAATGGACAAACTTGCACAAAGTTTACTTTTGCACCTAGATTCAAAAGATAAAATTCACTTTTATCCGCAAAGTTTTGAGAAAAATCTCAAAAAATGATTTGATAAAATTCACGATTGAACAATTTCGCGACAACTTTGATGAGGGCACAGAATTCCTGTTTGGTATAAAAACAACGAATTTAAAGTGCAAATTGAATCCCCTGGATCAGGTTGAACTCAAGACGAAGACGTTCTTGATACTTGATTTTCTTCGGGAATTAGCGCTTTTGCATTTCTGGGTTGGCCGCAAAACGACGAGTTAATTAAGTCGTATTTTCCGACTAGTTTGCTCGTTACGGGTTGAGATATCCTGTTTTTTTGGGTAGCAAGAATGTATTTTTCATCGCTTTTTGTGATGAGTGAAAAACCTTTTGAAAAAGTGTTGCTACACGGTCTGATTCGCGACGAAGTTGGTAGAAAAATGTCGAAATCACTCGGAAATGGTGTTGATCCAATGGAAGTGATTGAAAAATATGGTTCGGACACTTTGCGGCAAGCGTTAATTTTTAACTCTAGCCCTGGAAAAGACATAAGATTTAGTGTTGAAAAATTAAATTCAGCCTGAAATTTGAACAATAAACTTTGGAATATTGCAAAATACATCGAAGATTTAGATTCCACTTTTGCAAAACCAGATTTTATCGACCTTTGAATGGAAGAAAAAATTTACAATTTAAAGCGTGAAATAACAAGAAATATAAAAAAATATAATTTTAGTGTAATCGGTAGCGAAATAAATAATTTTATTTACGGTGATTTTTCTTCTCGTTATATCGAGTTGATTAAAACTCGAAAAAATGGCTTTTATGCACGTAAATTGCTAAAAAAAATATTAGTTATTTTACACCCATTTATTCCATTTTTGACTGATTTTTTAATGGAAAAAATTTTCAAACTGGAAATTTTAGAACAAAAAATACCCACACTTAAGCGCTTCAACAATAGTGAGCAAGTTGAAAATGTCCTTGAAATTATAGATAATTTACGAACTTATAGAGAAAAATTTCAGATTTCTAAAAAAATAATTTTAGAATATTGTGTGATTGACAAAAATTTTACAAACGAAGAAATTGAAATTATAAACAAGTTAACCTTTGGAAAATGAAGTGAAAATGACGAATTAATAATCAAAACAAAAAACTTTAAAATTGCACTTAAAATTCCTGATGAATTAAGAAAAGAACAAGAAAAGCGCGAATTGAAAGAAATAAAATTTCTTAAAGATGAAATTTTAAGAGCAGAAAAAATTCTTTCAAACCAAAACTTTTTGAAAAAAGCACCAAAAGAAAAGATTGATTTAGAGCGTACTAAACTCGTAAAATTAAAGGAGAAGTTAGAATTTTACGAGAAAAAATAGAAATTTTTTATTCTGATTTTTCAATTAAAATTTTAAAATCAGAATCGAAATCGTTTTCACTCCCTTCAAATGGAACGACAAAACTTTGAGTATAAAATCTTACAAAGGGGAACTCTGAAGTTTTATCTTTTTGATCGACATTTTTTTCAAAATAATTGTCAGGGTTAGAATTTGTTTTGTATTCCTTCGCTCTATAAACAAAATTCATCGTAGAAATATTTGAATTTATTTCGTTTTTAACTTTTCT of Mesomycoplasma dispar contains these proteins:
- a CDS encoding valine--tRNA ligase, with the protein product MENKYDFKLVEDGRNEKWQKKGFFVAPKNAKKPFSIITPPPNVTGQLHLGHSWNVFIQDSLIRFHKLQGFDVLLLPSVDHAGIATQVKVEENLAKQNISKFELGREKFVQKCYEWKEQQYLKIKEQWNKLGICYDFSKERFTLDKEAQIAVSDFFIKLWEKNLIYRGEKAINWDVKLQTAISNIEVINKPVEQKMYYLKYFLENSNDFLTVATTRIETISSDVALAVNPKDKRYLHLIGKKVIHPLTKKLIKIIADSNVGIDFGSGVMKVSAHSILDFEIMEKHNLSAQDCIDNYGNLNKNVPGFEGKNRFVARNLIAEKLEKEGFLIKTETVISNVGFSQRSDEIVEILKKPQWFVKMDKLAQSLLLHLDSKDKIHFYPQSFEKNLKKWFDKIHDWTISRQLWWGHRIPVWYKNNEFKVQIESPGSGWTQDEDVLDTWFSSGISAFAFLGWPQNDELIKSYFPTSLLVTGWDILFFWVARMYFSSLFVMSEKPFEKVLLHGLIRDEVGRKMSKSLGNGVDPMEVIEKYGSDTLRQALIFNSSPGKDIRFSVEKLNSAWNLNNKLWNIAKYIEDLDSTFAKPDFIDLWMEEKIYNLKREITRNIKKYNFSVIGSEINNFIYGDFSSRYIELIKTRKNGFYARKLLKKILVILHPFIPFLTDFLMEKIFKLEILEQKIPTLKRFNNSEQVENVLEIIDNLRTYREKFQISKKIILEYCVIDKNFTNEEIEIINKLTFGKWSENDELIIKTKNFKIALKIPDELRKEQEKRELKEIKFLKDEILRAEKILSNQNFLKKAPKEKIDLERTKLVKLKEKLEFYEKK